The Candidatus Poribacteria bacterium nucleotide sequence CGTTGCCGCGAGCAGCTGGGTGTCGTGGACGTTGGCTCCGGCGATCGTCACACCCAACGGGTCACTGTTGCTCTCCACGACGACGCTTCGTTTCACCCCTTTTATCCGCGTCCGTTGGGTTGGGTCCGACCGCGTCGGCGGGGATGGTCGACTTGCCCATCGCTTTGCCCATCGATCCATCGGCGGACTGCCATGTCCAGTCCATGCCCCCCAACTCCTCGCACCGGAGAAGCAGCTGACGCCAGATGGCATCGAAGATACCCATCTCGCACCACGCCTGGAAATGGCGATGGATCGTGCTGTCGTCACCGTATTCCTTGGGGATTCGATTCCACTGACAGCCGGTGCGCAGCTTGTAGACAACCCCGTCCAACACCGGGCGAAGCGGCACGCGCTTGCGGTCTTGCCGATGTCGAGGATACTCGCGGCTCAGAATCTCCTCGATGATCTCCCACACGTCGTCGGGAACCGCCCAGATCGTCGGTTCCGGCTTGGGTTCCGGCTTGGCATCGTCGGTCGTTTGCACGC carries:
- a CDS encoding transposase — its product is MTASDVWLLNRDGDACSRAIPLAYGSEKTCCQAAPHRGEVGSRSSAHVVPSFDAGQRSRRADRVRHVEGRGWRCLVSISIDECSYPIVSCEFVDSGVYRVQTTDDAKPEPKPEPTIWAVPDDVWEIIEEILSREYPRHRQDRKRVPLRPVLDGVVYKLRTGCQWNRIPKEYGDDSTIHRHFQAWCEMGIFDAIWRQLLLRCEELGGMDWTWQSADGSMGKAMGKSTIPADAVGPNPTDADKRGETKRRRGEQQ